Proteins encoded together in one Terriglobales bacterium window:
- a CDS encoding amino acid permease yields MTDAARTAAQDSTEQPSLIRGLSLLDSVLLLVGGIIGSAIFLAVSDVAEHLAHPLLFLGVWVAGGAISLLACFAFAELGAMFPNSGGQYVYLREAYGNLYGFLFGWMVLFINFSGTTAALSVGFATYLDQVVPYGAKLALFQLGGWGPTRGQLVALLAIAFVTWVNVVGLRRAAVFQNIATWAKFAAIAVFVALGLIFGRGSAAHFTTPAPVSEPMPLVSAILLALTGVFWAYDGWNYITCAAGEVKDPQRNIPRALVLGVIAVGTIYVALNVVYLYALPLAQIKQERTIAQAAAVTLFSPGAGRWMSLLIATSCFGAASACTLAGARVVYAMACDKAFFPQLSYVHPRYRTPSRSLVVLGAWSGVLALSGRYDELYTYVMFMGVIAYVGTVAALFVLRRTRPDVPRPYRCTGYPGLPAIYLVIGSIWAAIVAYTNRKEALVGVFIMLIGVPGYLYWKRSARKPEQR; encoded by the coding sequence ATGACCGACGCCGCCCGCACCGCCGCTCAGGACTCGACCGAGCAGCCCTCGCTCATCCGCGGCCTCTCGCTGCTCGACTCCGTCCTGCTGCTGGTCGGCGGCATCATCGGCTCGGCCATCTTCCTCGCCGTCTCCGACGTCGCCGAGCACCTCGCGCATCCGCTCCTCTTCCTCGGCGTGTGGGTCGCCGGCGGCGCCATCTCGCTGCTCGCTTGCTTCGCCTTCGCCGAGCTCGGCGCCATGTTCCCCAACTCCGGCGGACAGTACGTCTACCTTCGCGAAGCCTACGGCAACCTCTACGGCTTCCTCTTCGGCTGGATGGTGCTGTTCATCAACTTCAGCGGCACCACGGCCGCGCTCTCGGTCGGCTTTGCCACGTACCTGGATCAGGTCGTGCCCTACGGCGCAAAGCTGGCGCTCTTCCAGCTCGGCGGCTGGGGGCCCACGCGCGGCCAGTTGGTCGCGCTGCTCGCCATCGCCTTCGTCACCTGGGTCAACGTCGTCGGACTGCGCCGCGCCGCCGTCTTCCAGAACATCGCGACCTGGGCCAAGTTCGCCGCCATCGCCGTGTTCGTGGCGCTCGGCCTGATCTTCGGACGCGGCTCGGCGGCGCACTTCACCACGCCGGCCCCGGTGAGCGAGCCCATGCCGCTCGTCTCCGCCATCCTGCTCGCACTCACCGGCGTCTTCTGGGCCTACGACGGATGGAACTACATCACGTGCGCCGCCGGCGAGGTGAAGGATCCCCAGCGCAACATCCCGCGCGCGCTCGTGCTGGGCGTGATCGCCGTCGGCACGATCTACGTGGCACTGAATGTGGTGTACCTCTACGCCCTACCGCTGGCGCAGATCAAGCAGGAGCGCACCATCGCGCAGGCCGCCGCCGTGACGCTGTTCTCCCCCGGCGCGGGCCGCTGGATGTCGTTGCTCATCGCCACCTCGTGCTTCGGCGCCGCCTCCGCCTGCACGCTCGCCGGCGCGCGCGTCGTCTATGCTATGGCCTGCGACAAGGCATTCTTCCCCCAGCTCTCCTACGTCCACCCGCGTTACCGGACGCCCTCACGCTCGCTCGTGGTGCTGGGCGCCTGGTCCGGTGTGCTGGCGCTCAGCGGCCGCTACGACGAGCTCTACACCTACGTCATGTTCATGGGCGTGATCGCCTACGTCGGCACGGTGGCGGCCCTGTTCGTGTTGCGCCGTACCCGGCCGGACGTGCCGCGGCCTTATCGCTGCACCGGCTACCCCGGGCTCCCCGCGATCTACCTGGTCATCGGGAGCATCTGGGCCGCGATCGTGGCTTATACGAATCGCAAGGAAGCGCTCGTCGGTGTCTTCATCATGCTCATCGGCGTCCCGGGATACCTGTACTGGAAGCGCTCGGCACGAAAGCCGGAGCAACGGTAG
- a CDS encoding class I SAM-dependent methyltransferase: MTEKRPLSVDEQMQKEFNEWAAAGRGEEMERHHASIVEQTLRQMDLRPGERVLDMGCGAGWATRVLARMVGDGPQGHGQVVGVDISDEMIRRARSGSKDFDNIMFVWGSAHQIPWEENYFDKVLSVESFYYYGDQDRAIHELFRVLAPKGKLFILINLYEENPYSLRWVEELKVPVHARSENEYVQMLKDHGFEGVEARRVPDLSPTPDEYSGKWFKSAEELRDFKRIGALLLVAEKPNVRSPAPPYQIY; this comes from the coding sequence ATGACCGAGAAGCGGCCTTTGTCCGTGGACGAGCAGATGCAGAAGGAGTTCAACGAGTGGGCGGCCGCGGGCCGCGGCGAGGAGATGGAGCGCCACCACGCCTCCATCGTGGAGCAGACGCTCCGCCAGATGGACCTGCGGCCGGGCGAGCGCGTGCTCGACATGGGCTGCGGTGCCGGCTGGGCCACGCGCGTCCTGGCGCGCATGGTGGGCGACGGCCCGCAGGGCCACGGGCAGGTCGTCGGCGTCGACATCTCCGACGAGATGATCCGTCGCGCGCGCTCGGGCTCGAAGGACTTCGACAACATCATGTTCGTGTGGGGCTCGGCGCACCAGATCCCGTGGGAAGAGAACTACTTCGACAAAGTCCTCTCGGTCGAGAGCTTCTACTACTACGGCGACCAGGACCGCGCCATCCACGAGCTGTTCCGCGTGCTGGCGCCGAAAGGGAAGCTGTTCATCCTCATCAACCTGTACGAGGAGAACCCGTACTCGTTGCGCTGGGTGGAGGAGCTGAAGGTGCCGGTGCACGCACGCTCGGAGAACGAGTACGTGCAGATGCTCAAAGATCACGGCTTCGAGGGCGTGGAGGCGCGCCGCGTACCGGACCTCTCGCCCACGCCAGACGAGTATTCCGGGAAGTGGTTCAAGAGCGCCGAGGAGCTGCGCGACTTCAAGCGCATCGGGGCGCTGCTGCTGGTGGCCGAGAAGCCGAACGTGCGGTCCCCCGCGCCGCCGTACCAGATCTACTGA
- a CDS encoding TldD/PmbA family protein — MLMTRDEAKILIDKILSYSKADECNVSIGASDIANNRFANNSITTTGESKAMAITISSTKGTKTGTIATNETSDAALKAAVAKSEELASYAPPDPEYIEPIGPQKYPEIPGAFDPGTADAGQKEMNAGVGPAIAECAKKGLTSAGYVEREADALAIGNKRGNFGYAMQTNVNYSVTVRTPDGTGSGWARADGTRMSEVDFSAAGRYAIDKAVMSQKPRRLEPGKYTVVLEHAAVQEMVPQVFGAFNARNAEEGRSYLSKKGGGTRVGEKLFSEKITARSDPFDPRNPSLPWSGNVATQLSGVGQFFFGGGGGGGASFLPSQKMSWIENGVVKSLAYNRYWAMKKGVPPTPNPGQGLILEGEDHSVEDLIKSTERGLLVTHFFYIRFVNPQTIQLTGLTRDGLFMIENGKVAYPVMNFRWNESPAVVLANVEMLSRPKRIGNSILPAMKVRDFNFSSLSDAV, encoded by the coding sequence ATGCTGATGACGCGCGACGAAGCCAAGATCCTCATCGACAAGATCCTCTCCTACTCCAAGGCCGACGAGTGCAACGTCTCCATCGGCGCCTCCGACATCGCCAACAACCGCTTCGCCAACAACTCCATCACCACCACCGGCGAGTCGAAGGCGATGGCCATCACCATCTCCTCCACCAAGGGGACGAAGACCGGCACCATCGCGACCAATGAGACCAGCGATGCCGCCCTCAAGGCCGCGGTCGCGAAGTCGGAAGAGCTCGCGAGCTACGCCCCGCCCGACCCCGAGTACATCGAGCCCATCGGCCCGCAGAAGTATCCCGAGATCCCCGGCGCGTTCGACCCGGGCACGGCCGACGCCGGCCAGAAGGAGATGAACGCGGGCGTGGGGCCGGCCATCGCGGAATGCGCCAAGAAGGGGCTCACCTCCGCCGGCTACGTGGAACGCGAGGCCGACGCGCTCGCCATCGGCAACAAGCGCGGCAACTTCGGCTACGCCATGCAGACCAACGTGAACTATTCCGTCACGGTGCGCACGCCCGACGGCACCGGCTCCGGCTGGGCGCGCGCCGACGGCACCCGCATGAGCGAAGTCGATTTCTCCGCCGCCGGCCGGTACGCCATCGACAAGGCCGTGATGTCGCAGAAGCCCCGCAGGCTCGAGCCCGGCAAGTACACCGTGGTGCTCGAGCACGCCGCCGTCCAGGAGATGGTGCCGCAGGTCTTCGGCGCCTTCAACGCGCGCAACGCCGAGGAAGGCCGCTCGTACCTGTCGAAGAAAGGCGGCGGCACCCGGGTGGGCGAGAAGCTGTTCTCCGAGAAGATCACCGCGCGCAGCGACCCGTTCGACCCGCGCAATCCCAGCCTGCCGTGGTCCGGCAACGTCGCCACGCAGCTCTCCGGCGTCGGGCAGTTCTTCTTCGGCGGCGGCGGCGGCGGCGGCGCCAGCTTCCTGCCGTCCCAGAAGATGTCGTGGATCGAGAACGGCGTGGTCAAGAGCCTGGCCTACAACCGCTACTGGGCGATGAAGAAAGGCGTGCCGCCCACGCCGAACCCCGGCCAGGGACTGATCCTCGAAGGCGAAGACCACTCGGTCGAAGACCTCATCAAGTCCACCGAGCGCGGCCTGCTGGTCACGCACTTCTTCTACATCCGGTTCGTGAACCCGCAGACCATCCAGCTCACCGGCCTCACGCGCGACGGCCTGTTCATGATCGAGAACGGCAAGGTCGCGTACCCGGTGATGAACTTCCGCTGGAACGAGAGCCCGGCGGTCGTGCTCGCCAACGTCGAGATGCTCTCCCGCCCGAAGCGCATCGGCAACAGCATCCTGCCGGCGATGAAGGTGCGGGACTTCAACTTCTCGTCGCTGTCGGACGCCGTCTAG
- a CDS encoding TldD/PmbA family protein: MTFSRRTFLAVSAGAAAAALADELYGLPQAMATNTGGAPSAELAKLAAIALDRAKKLGASYADVRINRYRDQVVALRSNPDRDSGKLNHVPSVNETQTFGFGVRVIANGTWGFAASNVVSPEEIARVAGVAVAVAKANAALQKQPVKLAANKTYVDRYTTPFKQDPFSVSIPEKLELLQKANTEAKAVPKVFSANSSIVTHVEDRFFASSEGSRIQQYVVQNYGQLGVQAVDRQAGIARTRNYSPSPVTAGYEAIVEGDLAGNARRIGEEVVEHLSAPPVTPGKKDVVLMPNHLALTIHESVGHATELDRVLGYEANYAGTSFLKTSDLGKLKYGSGWMNIVGDRTLERGMSTCGYDDDGVKTTSFDIVKNGTLVGFQTIRDQAHLIGEKESRGCCYADSFDSVPFQRIPNVWLKPGEKPMTLDDLIAGVDDGVLIDGRGSWSIDHQRYNFQFGGDAFWEIKGGKKGKMISRVAYQSRTPDFWAQLDGVADKRFWVNHGLTSDGKGQPGQINAMSHGCSPCRFRQVNVLLTD, encoded by the coding sequence ATGACCTTTTCTCGACGCACCTTCCTGGCCGTCTCGGCGGGCGCCGCGGCGGCCGCGCTGGCCGACGAGCTCTACGGCCTGCCCCAGGCGATGGCCACCAACACCGGCGGCGCTCCTTCTGCGGAGCTCGCCAAGCTCGCCGCGATCGCGCTCGATCGCGCCAAGAAGCTGGGCGCCAGTTACGCCGATGTCCGCATCAACCGCTACCGCGACCAGGTGGTCGCGCTGCGCTCCAATCCCGATCGCGACTCCGGCAAGTTGAACCACGTGCCCAGCGTCAACGAGACGCAGACCTTCGGCTTCGGCGTCCGCGTGATCGCCAACGGCACCTGGGGCTTCGCGGCCAGCAACGTCGTCTCGCCGGAGGAGATCGCGCGCGTCGCCGGCGTCGCGGTCGCGGTCGCGAAGGCCAACGCCGCGCTCCAGAAACAGCCGGTGAAGCTCGCCGCCAACAAGACCTACGTCGACAGGTACACCACTCCGTTCAAGCAGGATCCGTTCAGCGTCTCCATCCCGGAGAAGCTCGAGCTCTTGCAGAAGGCCAACACCGAGGCTAAAGCAGTACCTAAGGTATTCTCGGCAAACTCTTCCATCGTCACGCACGTCGAGGACCGCTTTTTCGCCTCCAGTGAAGGCTCGCGCATCCAGCAGTACGTGGTGCAGAACTACGGGCAGCTCGGCGTGCAGGCCGTGGACCGGCAGGCCGGCATCGCGAGGACGCGCAACTACTCGCCCTCGCCCGTCACCGCCGGCTACGAGGCCATCGTGGAAGGCGACCTCGCCGGCAACGCGCGCCGCATCGGCGAGGAGGTGGTGGAGCACCTCTCGGCCCCGCCCGTCACGCCCGGCAAGAAGGACGTGGTGCTGATGCCCAACCACCTTGCCCTCACCATCCACGAATCTGTCGGCCACGCCACCGAGCTCGACCGCGTGCTCGGCTACGAGGCCAACTACGCCGGCACCTCGTTCCTGAAGACCAGCGACCTCGGCAAGCTGAAGTACGGCAGCGGGTGGATGAACATCGTCGGCGACCGCACGCTGGAGCGCGGCATGTCCACCTGCGGCTACGACGACGACGGCGTCAAGACCACCTCATTCGACATCGTGAAGAACGGCACGCTGGTCGGCTTCCAGACCATCCGCGACCAGGCGCACCTCATCGGCGAGAAAGAATCGCGCGGCTGCTGCTACGCCGACTCGTTCGACTCCGTCCCGTTCCAGCGCATCCCCAACGTCTGGCTGAAGCCGGGCGAGAAGCCGATGACGCTCGACGACCTGATCGCGGGCGTCGACGACGGCGTGCTCATTGACGGGCGCGGCTCCTGGTCCATCGACCACCAGCGCTACAACTTCCAGTTCGGCGGTGACGCTTTCTGGGAGATCAAGGGCGGCAAGAAGGGCAAGATGATCTCGCGCGTCGCTTACCAGTCGCGCACGCCGGACTTCTGGGCGCAGCTCGACGGCGTCGCCGACAAGCGCTTCTGGGTGAACCACGGCCTCACGAGCGACGGCAAGGGCCAACCCGGACAGATCAACGCGATGTCGCACGGCTGCTCGCCGTGCCGCTTCCGCCAGGTCAACGTGCTGCTCACGGATTAG
- a CDS encoding protein kinase, whose amino-acid sequence MQVAPGTHLGPYEVLAAIGAGGMGEVYRARDTRLDRIVAIKILPGHLSTDTAMRQRLEREAKAIAMLSHPNICTLFDVGHQSGVDFLVMEYLEGETLDKRLEKGPLPLDEILKIAVQVADALERSHKQGIVHRDLKPANIMLTKGGAKLMDFGLAKGSESAPLATALTEMTADNKKLTAEGTIVGTFQYMSPEQLEGHEADVRTDIFAFGEVLYEMATGKPAFSGRTKASLIASILSADPKPLTELAPMTPPALDRVVRTCLAKDPDERFQTAHDLKLQLRWIMEGGTQLGIPAPLAHRRKNRERLAWASGVLLALLVAAGFLVYQRTRPRELYQFTVMPPEKNAFNFRGLAGPPAVSPDGRRVAFVGTVVGRIGDRALWLRSLDSVEARPLSGTEGAIYPFWSPDGRFLGFFSNGKLKKVEISTGVVLNICDVAEGRGGAWNEQGVILFGQRDGALLRTTAAGGAGPVKVTELDRQVSQTSHRFPYFMPDGDHFIYVAQGAQTSAFFASLADPAKATRLDEVTANVAFADGRLLYTRESTLLAQPFDPVKGTFSGEPAPIAEQVQVDPQFNFAVFSSSRNGVLAFQSGAVDVGTRLISVDRKGAETLLTTEPSMIGALALAPGGKLAFSIREPGGTHTNIWNFDPVARQKSRFTFDDQSCCPYFSPDGSKLLYASSAAVSGGSRATSIRLKPASGLGSEQVLLETPDEVYPSGWSPDGKYVVFEKHAVSPQVKWEVWALPTSAGGKPFLLLKMDADARGPSVSPDGKWLAFSGRDSGRYEIYVVPFRPDPNDATPKGKWQISSGGALQSTWSRNGKELFFSNSSYTTLLTAEITAQDDNFSAAAPKPLFDLNPHPVFNQFYYPSPDGQHFYMTVYSQGSAEPFTITVNWPEKLKH is encoded by the coding sequence ATGCAAGTCGCTCCCGGAACGCATCTCGGCCCTTACGAAGTGCTCGCCGCCATCGGCGCCGGCGGCATGGGCGAGGTCTATCGCGCGCGCGACACGCGCCTCGACCGCATCGTCGCCATCAAGATCCTGCCCGGCCACCTCTCGACCGACACCGCCATGCGCCAGCGCCTGGAGCGCGAGGCCAAGGCGATCGCGATGCTCTCGCACCCCAATATCTGCACGCTGTTCGACGTCGGCCACCAGTCGGGCGTCGACTTCCTCGTCATGGAGTACCTGGAGGGCGAGACGCTCGACAAGCGGCTCGAGAAGGGCCCCCTGCCGCTGGACGAGATCTTGAAGATCGCCGTGCAGGTCGCCGACGCGCTCGAGCGCTCGCACAAGCAAGGCATCGTGCACCGCGACCTCAAGCCGGCGAACATCATGCTGACCAAGGGCGGCGCCAAGCTGATGGACTTCGGCCTGGCCAAGGGCAGCGAGAGCGCGCCGCTCGCCACCGCGCTCACCGAGATGACCGCCGACAACAAGAAGCTGACGGCGGAGGGCACCATCGTCGGCACCTTCCAGTACATGTCGCCGGAGCAGCTCGAGGGACACGAGGCCGACGTCCGCACCGACATCTTCGCGTTCGGCGAGGTCCTTTACGAGATGGCGACCGGCAAGCCGGCCTTCTCCGGGCGCACCAAGGCGAGCCTGATCGCGTCCATCCTCTCCGCCGATCCCAAGCCGCTGACCGAACTGGCGCCCATGACGCCGCCGGCGCTGGACCGCGTCGTGCGCACCTGCCTGGCAAAGGATCCCGACGAGCGCTTTCAGACCGCGCACGATCTCAAGCTGCAGTTGCGCTGGATCATGGAAGGCGGCACGCAGCTCGGCATCCCCGCGCCTCTCGCGCATCGCCGCAAGAACCGCGAGCGCCTGGCCTGGGCCTCGGGCGTGCTGCTCGCGCTGCTGGTCGCCGCCGGCTTCCTCGTCTACCAGCGCACGCGGCCGCGCGAGCTCTACCAGTTCACCGTGATGCCGCCGGAGAAGAACGCCTTCAACTTCCGTGGCCTGGCGGGACCGCCCGCCGTCTCCCCCGATGGCAGGCGAGTCGCGTTCGTCGGGACCGTCGTCGGACGCATCGGCGACCGCGCGCTCTGGCTGCGCAGCCTGGACTCGGTCGAGGCGCGCCCCCTGAGCGGCACCGAGGGCGCCATCTATCCGTTCTGGTCGCCCGACGGACGCTTCCTCGGGTTCTTTTCCAACGGCAAGCTGAAGAAGGTCGAGATCTCTACCGGTGTGGTGCTCAACATATGCGACGTCGCCGAAGGCCGCGGCGGCGCATGGAACGAGCAAGGCGTCATCCTCTTCGGCCAGCGCGATGGGGCGCTGCTGCGTACCACCGCCGCCGGCGGCGCCGGGCCGGTGAAGGTCACCGAGCTCGACCGGCAGGTCAGCCAGACCAGCCACCGCTTCCCGTACTTCATGCCCGATGGCGACCACTTCATCTACGTCGCGCAGGGCGCCCAGACCAGCGCGTTCTTCGCCAGCCTGGCCGACCCGGCCAAGGCGACCCGCCTCGACGAAGTCACCGCCAACGTTGCCTTCGCCGATGGCCGCCTGCTCTACACGCGCGAGAGCACGCTGCTCGCGCAACCCTTCGATCCGGTGAAGGGCACGTTCTCCGGCGAGCCCGCACCCATCGCCGAGCAGGTGCAGGTGGACCCGCAGTTCAACTTCGCGGTCTTCTCCAGTTCCAGGAACGGCGTGCTCGCGTTCCAGTCCGGCGCCGTCGACGTCGGGACCAGGCTGATCTCGGTCGACCGCAAAGGCGCCGAGACGCTGCTCACCACCGAGCCCTCGATGATCGGCGCGCTGGCGCTCGCACCCGGCGGCAAGCTGGCCTTCTCCATCCGCGAGCCCGGCGGGACGCACACCAACATCTGGAACTTCGATCCGGTGGCCCGCCAGAAGTCGCGCTTCACCTTCGACGACCAGTCCTGCTGTCCGTATTTCTCACCGGACGGCAGTAAGCTGCTCTACGCAAGCTCCGCCGCCGTCAGCGGCGGCTCCCGCGCCACCAGCATTCGGCTGAAGCCCGCCTCTGGGCTTGGCAGCGAGCAGGTTCTGCTGGAAACACCCGACGAGGTCTACCCTTCCGGCTGGAGCCCCGACGGCAAGTACGTCGTCTTTGAAAAACACGCGGTCAGCCCGCAGGTGAAGTGGGAGGTGTGGGCGCTGCCGACCAGCGCCGGGGGCAAGCCGTTCCTGCTGCTCAAGATGGACGCCGACGCGCGTGGCCCTAGCGTCTCGCCCGACGGCAAGTGGCTCGCCTTCAGCGGGCGCGACTCCGGACGCTACGAGATCTACGTCGTCCCCTTCCGGCCCGACCCGAACGACGCCACCCCCAAGGGCAAGTGGCAGATCTCCAGCGGCGGCGCGCTCCAGTCCACCTGGAGCAGGAACGGAAAGGAACTCTTCTTCAGCAACTCGTCGTACACCACCCTGCTTACCGCGGAGATCACCGCGCAGGACGATAACTTTTCCGCCGCCGCGCCCAAACCGCTCTTCGATCTGAACCCGCACCCGGTCTTCAACCAGTTCTACTACCCGTCTCCCGACGGCCAGCACTTCTACATGACCGTCTACAGCCAGGGCAGCGCCGAACCGTTCACCATCACCGTGAACTGGCCGGAGAAGCTCAAGCACTGA